A genomic region of Leptolyngbya sp. NIES-2104 contains the following coding sequences:
- a CDS encoding GNAT family N-acetyltransferase has product MRTLESGYHIRFACAEELPLLSHIERSAARLFLDTPYAFLVNAAPLPLDFVQQQFQAGQVWVAVDRHEVIVGYAITCEVDNTLYLQQIDVAPEYGRKGIGSTLVGTICTWAKQQGYRIVSLSTFRDIPWNAPFYSKLGFHPVDEAELSLGFQQIRRKELEAGLPTVDRVIMNCVLQQSLELS; this is encoded by the coding sequence ATGAGAACGCTGGAATCGGGCTATCATATTCGCTTTGCTTGTGCTGAAGAACTACCCCTGCTGTCTCACATCGAACGGTCAGCCGCTCGGCTATTTTTGGATACGCCCTACGCCTTTTTGGTGAATGCCGCTCCACTGCCACTCGACTTTGTGCAGCAACAATTTCAAGCAGGACAGGTCTGGGTTGCTGTGGATCGGCATGAGGTCATAGTTGGATATGCGATCACGTGTGAAGTGGATAACACACTCTACCTGCAACAAATCGATGTTGCTCCCGAATACGGTCGTAAAGGGATTGGCTCTACCTTGGTCGGTACGATTTGTACTTGGGCAAAACAGCAGGGCTATCGAATCGTATCGTTATCCACCTTTCGAGATATTCCCTGGAATGCTCCTTTCTATTCAAAACTGGGGTTTCATCCTGTTGATGAAGCTGAACTGTCCCTTGGTTTTCAGCAGATTAGGCGCAAAGAGTTGGAAGCTGGATTGCCAACAGTCGATCGAGTCATTATGAATTGTGTGCTTCAGCAGTCCTTAGAATTATCCTAA